The genome window TCAACCGGGCTAATCTGGGGATGGAAGTGATGCACGAGCGTAACGCTCACAACTTCCCTCTGGACTTGGCTGCTGGCGAGTCTGCACCTGTAGCACTGCAAGCACCTGCAATCAACGGTTAATTCCGATTTCGGTTTTAGCTTGAGATTAGTCAATAGATCAGTCAAAAGCCCTCATCGAATCTATCGGTGGGGGCTTTTGGTGTTTGCACAATTTTTGAAAAGACGACTTTCAGCCAATGACGATACAAGCAAGGTTTAGAAAGCAAGGTTTAGAAAGCAAGGTGTTTCAACGCCGCACGACCTACGATAAACCAGACAGCTATGCTGGAAAAGAGATAGAGATAAAACCTAAGAAGAATGAGATTAAACGTGCAGTGGACAATGCTGTGCAAAATACGAAATCCCACAAAAAACCAGGCAGCCTTCACGTAAAGACTATCAACCTGCTGGGTCACAAACAGATAGAGCACGATCGCATAGAACAGAACGGGCATCTCAAATAAATTTTTCAGGTTGTTTGAGGGGGTGGTCACGGCCATTGGCCAGTTTTGCATAGAGCTGCTAGAGGTTGCGAGATCCTGGGGACGGATTTTTTTGTGGGTAATAAAACGAATTCGGCGA of Alkalinema sp. FACHB-956 contains these proteins:
- a CDS encoding photosystem II protein D1, producing the protein NRANLGMEVMHERNAHNFPLDLAAGESAPVALQAPAING
- a CDS encoding MAPEG family protein — encoded protein: MNQTTIFSPFLAMILLTFLVWVYMYIRRIRFITHKKIRPQDLATSSSSMQNWPMAVTTPSNNLKNLFEMPVLFYAIVLYLFVTQQVDSLYVKAAWFFVGFRILHSIVHCTFNLILLRFYLYLFSSIAVWFIVGRAALKHLAF